One Intestinimonas butyriciproducens genomic window, GCGAATATGATGTCGTAGCCATAGGCGTAATCAGGCGTGCCGGAGATGGGGACCGCGCCGTTGGAGTCGTCGGACTGGGTCCAGTTAAAGGGGGCGTAGGCGCATTCCATCGCCACCTTGAGAACACCGTCCTCCGCCAGCTTGGGGGCCGCGGCGGCGGGGGTTTCGACAGGGGCGGAGGTATCTGCCGGGGCAGGGGTGGCCGTGGGCGCGGGCGTGGAGGCGCTGCCGCCGGAGCAGGCGGCCAGAGGCAGGGACATGCTCAGAGAGAGCGTAAGCGCGGCTAACTTCTTCCAGTTCATAATAGAGTCCATCCTTCCATCCTTAAAATATGAGACTAACCGTAGAAAACCCGCCGAAAGAACAAAAAGGCCATGAATACCTCCCAGATTGGGAAGCGTTCATGGCAACCTTGCGGACGAAAACCGAAATCCGTCCCCGCCAGCTCTGGCGGCATTTCATTGTGCGCATGGGGATTCAGACGCTGCGGGAAACGACTGATTTGCAAGTATATTACCGCGCGGTTGCAGAACTGTCAAGCCCACAGAGGGAATTTTGGAGGATGTAACAGCATGAGCGCGGCGGGAGGAGCTTGTTTTGTAAACTTGCTGAAAAGTGGGCGGGAGGGGCTCTTTTTTAGGCAAGACATCTTGACATTCCAGAGAAAATGGGGCAAAATAAAACACAAATTCCATGGAGAAAGCAACCGGCACGGCAAGGGCGCTGAGAAAATTCTCAGCGCCCTTGCCGTTTATTTTTAGATGTTCCAAGGAGGGAATGTCGCTTCCCAAGGGGAGCGGAGGTGATTGCCCATGCATGGAACGGGGTAGGGACTTGCAGTGAAAAAGGAAAGAAATTGAACGGAAGAGAGGAACGACACCATGATAAAAAAGCGACGGGCGCCCAGCAGGGCGATGGCCCTGATTCTGACCCTGGCAATGATCCTTTCCATGCTGGTCATCCCAACAGCAGCCAAGGAGCCGGAGGTCACGACCCCCGACCCAGAGACGTTGGAGGAGATCGTCGGGATCATGAAGGAGTATATCGACGGCGAGAGCGCCTTTGACAATCTATCCTTTGTCTATATGGGCTGGCGGACCACCGGCGGCCCCTGGCAGAACTACGTGATTGACGACTTCATCGGTAAGCCCCTGACCAGCGAAGAGGTGGGCTATACCTATTCCGACGTGGATATGAGCGACGCCACCACAGGGGATTACTTCTGGGTGCAGCACGATTACGCGAGCGAGAATATGTCTACGTCTCTGGTCTGGGCCCCCCAGTACGCCCGGATGGAGATCACCTCCATCAAGGACGGCGCGGGTGAGGAGCACCTCAACGACCCGGTCTATGCGCTGGGGGACGGTGTGAAGGTCTACGACCTACGGGATACCGTGAACGTGGAGTCCTTCGGCTTTGATCCCACCAGCGATATCTACCAGGAGCACTACAACGACCTCTACAGCCTGGGCCTGGACCTGGACGGCTACGGCAGCGACGATGACGCCCGGGACGAGGCCTTCATCCAGGCCATGTGGGCCTGGATCACTGAGAAGGACGAGGACGGCAACCGCGTCAACGTCTTCCAGGATGGCGACACCGTCTACACCGAGGACAACACCGGCCCCGAGGCAGAGCTAAATCTTCGAGCCCATCTGGCGAGGGATACCAGCTTCACCACGCGCTCTGAAGATGTGACCGACCCCGCCAACGTGTCCGAGGAGGTTGAAGGGCTGACTGGAGAAGTGGTCTACGTGGGCGATGCGACAAAGTTTAGCGGAGATAAGTCTGCGCTAAAGGGCAAGGTCCTGCTGTGCGACTCCAGGAATGCCGCCAATTTCACTTTTGCCCAAGAGGTGGGGGCCATATCCGTGATGACCACCGCCGCCCTTGCCAGCTACAGCAAGCACTTCACCGACTCCGCCCGGTTTGCCGGCGGCGCGGGCGCGTCCAGCAATCTGGCCGCCATGGACACCGGAAACCCCGTGGTGGAGTGGAACCTGACGCTAGACCAGTACGACGCGCTGAAGGACCTGCTGGACGCGGGCATGACCGTGGAGATGAACGTGGCCAGTGTGGGCTCCATCTATCCCATCACCGATGAGAGCAACCCCGCCACCCAGGGCCAGCTCACTGCCGTGGCCGAGATCAAGGGCGCGGTCCACCCCGAAAAGCGGGTGCTGGTCCTCTCCCACGTGCAGGAGCCCAGCTCCAACGACAACGCTACCGGCGTGGGCCTCAATGTGGAGCTGGCCACCAAGATGAAGCAGATGATCGACGACGGCGTTATCGCCCGTCCCGACTGCACCATCACTTTCCTCTGGGGCGATGAGTATGAGTTCTCCTACCTGTGGCAGGACGCCCACCAGGAGGAGCTCGCCAACGTGATCTGCGCCGTCAACCTGGACATGGTGGGCGAGGACCCGGAGAAGACCGGCGGCCCCATGCGGATTGAGAAGGCCCCCGATCCCTCCGCCTACTATAACTACGCGACCGACACCATGAACGGCACCGACGTGGGCTCCGTCACCACCAGCACGGCCAGCGAGTTCGTCCGCCAGCCCGACTCCCACACCCTGTGGGGCGCCAGCAGCGAGGACGAGATCAGAGCCGTGGACATCGGCGGCAACTTCATTAACGACCTCTACATGGCGGCCACCCAGCAGGTGATCGAGCAGGTGGACTCCGACTTTGAGGTGCTGGTGAACCCCTTTGAGGGCGGCAGCGACCACGAGGCCTTCCTGGAGGCCGGCGTGCCCGCCGTGCTGACCTGGCATTTCACCGACTACGTCTACCACACCACCAAAGACACCCTGTTCTTCTCCAGCGCCCGTGAGCTGGAGGACGTGGGCATCACCTCCCTGGCCACCGCCTACATGGCCGCCAACGCCAACGAGAACGGCACCCGCGAGATGCTGGAGCTGGTCTATGACGCGGCGGTGGAGCGGTTTGCCTCCGAGTGGGAGAACACCGCTTCCCATGCCGCGTGGGTGGAGGAGTACGACAAGGACGCGACCGACGAGCTCGCCAATGAAAAAGAGGTCCTCACCGCTTGGGGCACCTGGTACAAAGAGGCCCTGGAGTCCTGTGGGGCGTACTTTGACGGCGCTTTTGACGGATACGCCGCCCTGCTGGCGGAGTATCAGGGCAAGGTGGATGACCTGAACGACTGGGCCCTGGGCTACGCCGACAAGTGCTTCGGCGTGGAGTACGACGTGGACGTCACCTCCGCGGCCATGACCATGGCGGACAACGTGCTGTCCCTCTCCGAGAGCGAGCAGACCATTCAGGCCACCCTCACCGTAGATACCGCCGCGCTGAACGGCGTCAACCCCGTCGCCTGGGCCGCCACCCTGGACTGGACCCTGGACCGGGACGGCAGCGAGCAGGACCCCGCGCTCTATCCCTACTGCTATACCGGCGACGCGCTGGAGAACTGGACTACCTGGGGCACCAGCGGAACCGACGGGACGCAGTACGTTAGCGTCACCGGCGCCAGCGCCTCCGACACAGGCGATGGCAAGACCGCCATTACCGTGACCATTGAGACTCTGGCCCCCTTCTTCACCACCCGCTCCGGCGACAACGCCATGGGGACCCCGGGCAGCGTCTCCAGCCGAAACGTCTTTGAGAGCTTCATCGGCGCGTATGATCTGACCGCGCTTTCCGGCTCCGCCGAGCTGTCCACGGCCGAGCTGGAGGTCAATATCTACGACAGCTACACCCGCTATGCCGACGTGCTGGAGCAGCTCGAGGCCATCCAGACCGCCGCCGAGGCCAACGGGCGCTACTTCGAGATCAAGAATTACGGCACCAGTGAGGGCGGCCTGGACACCTACTATGTCACCCTCTCTGACAGTTCCGACTCTGTGGACAGCTTCAAGTCCATGAACGAGACGGCCCTCACCGACCCGGCCTCCCTCCAGGCCAAGATTGACGACGGCACAATCGGCGAGTACCGCGTACCCTTCTTCATCAGCAACATTCACCCCGACGAGTGCCCCGGCGTGGACTCCACCATGAACCTCCTGTGGACTCTGGCCACCGAGGACACCATCGACTACAACACCCTTGCGGACTTTAAGGAGAGCGTGGACCTAGACTCCCTCTTCGCCGAGGATGTGGTGGATCTGGGCATCACCGGCCTGGGCTCCTGCAAGATCAGCGGCAGCGACACCAACGGCCACAACGACGGCGTAACCGACGCCACCGAGTACTACACCGTGGCTGATACCTCTCTCAGCGTGGAGGAGCTGCTGGACAACCTTATCATCATCGCCTGCCCCAGTGAGAACCCCGACGGGCGCACCTACAACAGCCGCCGCAACGCCAACGGCTTTGACCTCAACCGCGATGGCTCCAACCAGACCCAGGCCGAGAGCACCAACATCACCGCCCTCATCAACGAGTGGAACCCGGTGGTGTATGCCGAGCTCCACGGCTATATGGAGGAGTTCCTGGTAGAGCCCTGCACCCCGCCTCACGAGCCCAACATGGAGTATGACATTCTGGTCAAGAACTTTGCCCTGGGCGCCGAGGCCTTCGGCGGCGCGGCGCTGGCCACCATGTCCGACGACGGCGTGTACGGCGGCGAGTTCGACATGAAGTACCAGTCCTACTACACTCCCCTCCGCGACGACTTCACCCCCGGCGAGGGCTGGTCCGCCTGGGACGATCTGTGCACCAACTACACCCCCAGCTACGCCATGCTCAACTGTGGCTCTATGGGCTACACCATTGAGACCCCCTCCAACAACGAAGCCTCCACCCGCCTCTTTGAGTGCGGCATGTACGGCCTGTGGGACTACGTGATGGAGAACAAGGACGACATCTATCGCAACCAGCTTGAGTTCTTCCGCCGCGGCGTGGAGAACGAGGATCACCGTGCCGACATGGAGTCCTGGTATGTGGACATCAGCAACAACGTCCTCGCATCCGACACCTGGCGCGTGCCCTATGCGGAGACAGACAACTACTTCCCTGAGTACTATGTGATCCCCGTGGATGCGCAGAGCCAGAGAGATCCCGCCGACGCCTACGAGATGGCTGAGTTCCTCATTCACAACGGCGCCAACGTCTCCAGGCTCACCAGAAATGTCACGGTGGACGGCGTCGCCTACCAGGCGGGCAGTCTGGTCGTGGACATGTACCAGGCCAAGCGGAACTACGCCAACGCCGTCCTCTGGAAGGGTGCGGACGCCTCCGCCTCCGGCTTCCCCGACCTCTACTCCGAGTCCGTCTCCAACTTCCCCGAGATGCGCGGCTTTGACTGCACACCCATCACCGTAGTGGGCGCCTTCGAGGGGAGCCTCACCAACCTGACCACGGTGTCTGCCACCTCCCAGAGCACCGGCTCCGGCAGCATCGCGATTCTCTCCAACAATGGTACCGAGACGGTCCGCGCCGTCAACGCCCTGCTGGCTGCGGGCAAGTCCGTGGGTATGATTACCGAGGGCAGCGATAAGGGCGACTTTGTCCTCAGCGCCGCCGACTACCGGTCCGTATCCAGCGACTACACACTGGTGGCAGCCTTCACCGACACCATGCCCACCGCCTATGAGATTCAGGAGCCCACCCTCTTCCTGACTGGGCGCTACGCTCCCTTTGAAAACTATCAGATCTCCAGCGGATATTACGCACAGTGGTTCTCCGAGGGCTATGGCTTCATTGATTACACCAATGTCCACAGCAACGGCACCTCCAACTACGACGTGATGGCCTATGACAAGCAGTTGGGCTTCCAGATCACCAGCAATCCCGCCGAGGCGGATGTGATCGTCGGCTCCGTGGCGCTGAACAGCGGCTCCTACGGGAGCGCCGCTGTGACCGCCGTAAAATCGGGCACCCCTTACATCGCCACCGGCACCAGTCCCCTGAGCTATATCAGCCGCAATCTTCTCTCCGGCCTGAGCTACTCCTCTCTCGGCATGGAGGCGCTGCACACCGTCACCTATCCCAGCGACAGCCTGACCACCGCCAGCCAGGCGGCGGACGGCGACTATGTGATCTACACCTACAACTGCGGCGTGATCACCGCGCTGCCTGCGGGCGCGGAGGTCCTGATCCAGGCTGCTGACGAGGACAGCTTCCTTGCCGGCTGCTGCCTGAACGACGACGGGATCACTCTGGATGGCTTTGTGGAGGCCTTCGCCGTCGAGAGTGACGGCATGGACCTCACCGTCTTTGCAAACTCTACCGTCAACCGTGCTCATCAGCAGGACGACTACCTCTTTGTGACCAATACCATTTACAGCAAGTGCCTGAGCAATGAGCCGATGACGATCGCCCTCGTCGATGACAGCGATGACGACGACAGCGGTTCCGGTTCCGGCTCCTCCAGCGGAACGACGACCCCAACCACACCGACCACGCCGGAAAGCCCCGCCGAGAGCACTGATGCGGGGGACTTCACCGACGTAGAGGGCCACTGGGCCTCCGAGAGCATAGCCTACGTGGTGGAAAAAGGTCTGATGAACGGCACCTCCACAACGACATTCTCCCCCGACATGACGCTGTCTAGGGCCATGCTGGTCACCATCCTGTTCCAAGAGAGCGGGGACGCGGCAGAGCCATTGGTGAGCTTCGATGATGTCGGCACGGATGTTTGGTACAGCGAGGCAGTGTCCTGGGCCTCGGGCAACGGTATTGTCAAAGGCTATGGAAACGGGCTCTTTGGACCGAATGACTCGATTACCAGAGAGCAAATGGCCACGGTTCTCTGCCGTTACGCTGCCCCGAAAGGTATGGACATTTCCAACGCTGGCAGTTTGGAGGCCTTTTCGGACAGCGCGCAGACCTCCGATTGGGCACTGGCATCCATGGCGTGGGCCGTTGGGACGGGAACTCTCATCGGTAAAGACAGCGGACGGCTGGACCCTGCCGGCGTTGTGAC contains:
- a CDS encoding S-layer homology domain-containing protein — protein: MIKKRRAPSRAMALILTLAMILSMLVIPTAAKEPEVTTPDPETLEEIVGIMKEYIDGESAFDNLSFVYMGWRTTGGPWQNYVIDDFIGKPLTSEEVGYTYSDVDMSDATTGDYFWVQHDYASENMSTSLVWAPQYARMEITSIKDGAGEEHLNDPVYALGDGVKVYDLRDTVNVESFGFDPTSDIYQEHYNDLYSLGLDLDGYGSDDDARDEAFIQAMWAWITEKDEDGNRVNVFQDGDTVYTEDNTGPEAELNLRAHLARDTSFTTRSEDVTDPANVSEEVEGLTGEVVYVGDATKFSGDKSALKGKVLLCDSRNAANFTFAQEVGAISVMTTAALASYSKHFTDSARFAGGAGASSNLAAMDTGNPVVEWNLTLDQYDALKDLLDAGMTVEMNVASVGSIYPITDESNPATQGQLTAVAEIKGAVHPEKRVLVLSHVQEPSSNDNATGVGLNVELATKMKQMIDDGVIARPDCTITFLWGDEYEFSYLWQDAHQEELANVICAVNLDMVGEDPEKTGGPMRIEKAPDPSAYYNYATDTMNGTDVGSVTTSTASEFVRQPDSHTLWGASSEDEIRAVDIGGNFINDLYMAATQQVIEQVDSDFEVLVNPFEGGSDHEAFLEAGVPAVLTWHFTDYVYHTTKDTLFFSSARELEDVGITSLATAYMAANANENGTREMLELVYDAAVERFASEWENTASHAAWVEEYDKDATDELANEKEVLTAWGTWYKEALESCGAYFDGAFDGYAALLAEYQGKVDDLNDWALGYADKCFGVEYDVDVTSAAMTMADNVLSLSESEQTIQATLTVDTAALNGVNPVAWAATLDWTLDRDGSEQDPALYPYCYTGDALENWTTWGTSGTDGTQYVSVTGASASDTGDGKTAITVTIETLAPFFTTRSGDNAMGTPGSVSSRNVFESFIGAYDLTALSGSAELSTAELEVNIYDSYTRYADVLEQLEAIQTAAEANGRYFEIKNYGTSEGGLDTYYVTLSDSSDSVDSFKSMNETALTDPASLQAKIDDGTIGEYRVPFFISNIHPDECPGVDSTMNLLWTLATEDTIDYNTLADFKESVDLDSLFAEDVVDLGITGLGSCKISGSDTNGHNDGVTDATEYYTVADTSLSVEELLDNLIIIACPSENPDGRTYNSRRNANGFDLNRDGSNQTQAESTNITALINEWNPVVYAELHGYMEEFLVEPCTPPHEPNMEYDILVKNFALGAEAFGGAALATMSDDGVYGGEFDMKYQSYYTPLRDDFTPGEGWSAWDDLCTNYTPSYAMLNCGSMGYTIETPSNNEASTRLFECGMYGLWDYVMENKDDIYRNQLEFFRRGVENEDHRADMESWYVDISNNVLASDTWRVPYAETDNYFPEYYVIPVDAQSQRDPADAYEMAEFLIHNGANVSRLTRNVTVDGVAYQAGSLVVDMYQAKRNYANAVLWKGADASASGFPDLYSESVSNFPEMRGFDCTPITVVGAFEGSLTNLTTVSATSQSTGSGSIAILSNNGTETVRAVNALLAAGKSVGMITEGSDKGDFVLSAADYRSVSSDYTLVAAFTDTMPTAYEIQEPTLFLTGRYAPFENYQISSGYYAQWFSEGYGFIDYTNVHSNGTSNYDVMAYDKQLGFQITSNPAEADVIVGSVALNSGSYGSAAVTAVKSGTPYIATGTSPLSYISRNLLSGLSYSSLGMEALHTVTYPSDSLTTASQAADGDYVIYTYNCGVITALPAGAEVLIQAADEDSFLAGCCLNDDGITLDGFVEAFAVESDGMDLTVFANSTVNRAHQQDDYLFVTNTIYSKCLSNEPMTIALVDDSDDDDSGSGSGSSSGTTTPTTPTTPESPAESTDAGDFTDVEGHWASESIAYVVEKGLMNGTSTTTFSPDMTLSRAMLVTILFQESGDAAEPLVSFDDVGTDVWYSEAVSWASGNGIVKGYGNGLFGPNDSITREQMATVLCRYAAPKGMDISNAGSLEAFSDSAQTSDWALASMAWAVGTGTLIGKDSGRLDPAGVVTRAEAAVMLQRFCEWAA